A genomic stretch from Lathyrus oleraceus cultivar Zhongwan6 chromosome 2, CAAS_Psat_ZW6_1.0, whole genome shotgun sequence includes:
- the LOC127120101 gene encoding peroxidase 64: MAFMATFLNLIIMLSVVSTGKALSLNYYEKTCHDLEFIVLKAVKDASAKDKTVPAALLRMHFHDCFVRGCDASVLLNSKGNNKAEKDGPPNISLHAYYVIDNAKKALEAKCPGVVSCADILALAARDAVYLSGGPKWDVPKGRKDGRTSKASETRQLPAPTFNISQLQKSFSQRALSAEDLVALSGGHTLGFSHCSSFRNRIQNFNATHQVDPSLNPSFAAKLKSTCLLKNKAKNAGATMDPSSTTFDNTYYKLILQQKGLFSSDQALLDSPNTKRLVSKFAASQEAFYKAFAKSMIKMSSINGGQEVRKDCRKIN, from the exons ATGGCTTTCATGGCTACATTCTTGAATTTAATTATCATGCTTTCAGTTGTTTCTACAGGCAAAGCACTGAGCTTAAACTACTATGAAAAGACATGCCATGATCTGGAGTTTATTGTTTTGAAGGCAGTGAAGGATGCTAGTGCTAAGGACAAAACTGTTCCAGCAGCACTTCTGCGAATGCACTTCCATGATTGCTTCGTTCGA GGATGTGATGCCTCTGTGCTGCTAAACTCGAAAGGAAACAACAAAGCAGAAAAGGACGGACCACCAAACATTTCCTTGCATGCATACTATGTTATTGATAATGCAAAGAAAGCATTAGAAGCTAAATGCCCCGGCGTAGTTTCTTGTGCTGATATCCTTGCTCTCGCTGCAAGAGACGCCGTTTATCTG TCTGGAGGACCTAAATGGGATGTTCCTAAAGGAAGAAAGGATGGAAGAACATCTAAGGCCAGTGAAACAAGACAATTACCAGCACCAACATTCAACATATCACAACTGCAGAAAAGCTTCTCTCAAAGAGCATTGTCAGCCGAAGACTTGGTAGCTCTGTCAG GAGGGCATACCTTAGGTTTCTCTCACTGCTCATCTTTCCGGAACAGAATCCAAAACTTCAATGCTACACATCAGGTGGACCCTTCATTAAATCCGTCGTTTGCAGCAAAACTAAAATCAACTTGTCTGTTGAAAAATAAGGCAAAAAATGCAGGCGCCACAATGGACCCTTCTTCAACAACTTTCGATAATACATATTACAAGTTGATCCTCCAACAAAAAGGCTTGTTTTCTTCTGATCAGGCTTTGCTTGACAGCCCAAACACCAAGCGTTTGGTTTCTAAGTTTGCCGCCTCACAAGAGGCTTTCTACAAAGCTTTTGCAAAGTCCATGATCAAAATGAGTAGCATCAACGGTGGGCAGGAAGTTAGAAAGGACTGCAGAAAAATCAATTAG
- the LOC127120102 gene encoding uncharacterized protein LOC127120102 isoform X2 produces MDENNSDEESDNTAKMSTISQHNFSDDSETICISIVENMREDYGLYVWPCSVILGEYVWQQKQRFSEANVVELGAGTCLPGLVAAKVGANVTLTDDSSRLEVLGLTWGVWDSSIFDLRPTIILGADVLYDSNAFDDLFATVTFLLRNSPGSTFITSYHNRSGHHLIEFLMRKWGLKCVKLLDGFSILPSFKASQLSGNIQLVEMALMSKDNA; encoded by the exons ATGGACGAGAATAATTCGGACGAAGAATCTGATAACACCGCCAAAATGAGCACAATTTCTCAGCACAATTTCAGCGATGATTCCGAAACTATCTGCATCTCCATCGTTGAG AACATGAGGGAGGATTACGGCCTATACGTGTGGCCTTGCTCTGTAATTCTCGGCGAGTATGTTTGGCAGCAGAAGCAGCGATTTTCAGAAGCTAACGTTGTTGAG CTTGGTGCTGGAACTTGCTTACCTGGTTTAGTTGCGGCAAAAGTTGGTGCCAATGTCACTCTTACTGACGACTCCAGCAGATTAGAG GTGCTAGGACTGACGTGGGGAGTTTGGGATTCGTCCATATTTGATTTACGACCTACAATTATTCTAGGGGCTGACGTGTTGTATGACTCGAACG CTTTTGACGACCTCTTTGCAACTGTGACATTCTTACTCCGAAATTCACCTGGATCAACTTTTATAACTTCATATCATAATAGAAG TGGACATCACCTTATTGAGTTTTTGATGCGAAAATGGGGTTTGAAGTGTGTCAAGCTTCTTGATGGGTTTTCTATCCTGCCATCCTTCAAGGCTTCTCAGCTAAGTGGTAACATCCAATTGGTAGAGATGGCTCTCATGTCGAAAGATAATGCTTGA
- the LOC127120102 gene encoding uncharacterized protein LOC127120102 isoform X1: MDENNSDEESDNTAKMSTISQHNFSDDSETICISIVENMREDYGLYVWPCSVILGEYVWQQKQRFSEANVVELGAGTCLPGLVAAKVGANVTLTDDSSRLEVLDNMRRVCDLNKLECNVLGLTWGVWDSSIFDLRPTIILGADVLYDSNAFDDLFATVTFLLRNSPGSTFITSYHNRSGHHLIEFLMRKWGLKCVKLLDGFSILPSFKASQLSGNIQLVEMALMSKDNA; this comes from the exons ATGGACGAGAATAATTCGGACGAAGAATCTGATAACACCGCCAAAATGAGCACAATTTCTCAGCACAATTTCAGCGATGATTCCGAAACTATCTGCATCTCCATCGTTGAG AACATGAGGGAGGATTACGGCCTATACGTGTGGCCTTGCTCTGTAATTCTCGGCGAGTATGTTTGGCAGCAGAAGCAGCGATTTTCAGAAGCTAACGTTGTTGAG CTTGGTGCTGGAACTTGCTTACCTGGTTTAGTTGCGGCAAAAGTTGGTGCCAATGTCACTCTTACTGACGACTCCAGCAGATTAGAG GTGCTTGACAACATGAGAAGAGTTTGTGACTTGAATAAACTTGAGTGCAAT GTGCTAGGACTGACGTGGGGAGTTTGGGATTCGTCCATATTTGATTTACGACCTACAATTATTCTAGGGGCTGACGTGTTGTATGACTCGAACG CTTTTGACGACCTCTTTGCAACTGTGACATTCTTACTCCGAAATTCACCTGGATCAACTTTTATAACTTCATATCATAATAGAAG TGGACATCACCTTATTGAGTTTTTGATGCGAAAATGGGGTTTGAAGTGTGTCAAGCTTCTTGATGGGTTTTCTATCCTGCCATCCTTCAAGGCTTCTCAGCTAAGTGGTAACATCCAATTGGTAGAGATGGCTCTCATGTCGAAAGATAATGCTTGA